The window GTGTCACTTTCGCTTTGGCAGCAGTGTCTTGCCCGTTTGCAGGATGAGTTACCTGCCACAGAATTCAGTATGTGGATACGCCCGTTGCAGGCGGAGCTGAGTGATAACACTCTGGCGCTCTACGCCCCCAATCGTTTTGTGCTGGATTGGGTTCGTGATAAATACTTAAATAATATCAATGTCCTGCTGAATGATTTTTGCGGGATGGATGCCCCTTTACTGCGTTTTGAGGTGGGCAGTAAACCGCTGGTTCAGGCCATCAGCCAGCCCGCGCAACCGCATCATAAGCAGGTCAGTGCTGCGCCTCAGCAGCAGGTACGCTCAGCGCCAGTACGTCCAAGCTGGGATAACTCACCCGCGCAGGCGGAGCATACCTACCGTTCCAATGTGAACCCCAAACATACGTTTGATAACTTCGTTGAGGGTAAATCGAACCAGTTAGCACGTGCGGCGGCGCGTCAGGTGGCTGATAATCCAGGTGGTGCTTATAACCCGCTGTTTCTTTATGGTGGTACTGGCCTGGGTAAAACGCACCTGTTGCACGCAGTGGGGAATGGCATCATCGCCCGTAAACCCAACGCGAAGGTGGTCTATATGCACTCCGAGCGTTTCGTGCAGGATATGGTGAAAGCGTTGCAGAACAATGCGATTGAAGAATTCAAACGCTACTACCGTTCCGTTGATGCGCTGCTGATCGATGATATTCAATTCTTTGCTAATAAAGAGCGTTCTCAGGAAGAGTTCTTCCATACCTTCAACGCGCTGCTGGAAGGCAACCAGCAAATCATTCTGACGTCTGACCGCTACCCGAAAGAGATTAACGGCGTGGAAGATCGCCTGAAATCCCGCTTCGGCTGGGGGTTAACGGTCGCAATTGAACCGCCAGAGCTGGAAACCCGCGTGGCGATTCTGATGAAAAAGGCAGATGAAAATGACATTCGCCTGCCTGGTGAAGTTGCGTTCTTTATTGCCAAGCGCTTGCGTTCTAACGTACGTGAGCTGGAAGGCGCACTGAACCGCGTCATCGCGAACGCCAATTTTACCGGCCGCTCCATCACCATCGATTTTGTGCGCGAGGCGCTGCGCGATTTGCTGGCGTTGCAGGAAAAACTGGTTACTATCGACAATATTCAAAAGACCGTGGCGGAATACTATAAAATCAAGGTAGCCGACCTGCTGTCTAAACGTCGTTCCCGCTCGGTGGCGCGTCCGCGCCAGATGGCGATGGCGTTGGCGAAAGAACTGACGAATCACAGCCTGCCGGAAATCGGCGATGCCTTTGGCGGGCGTGACCATACGACGGTGTTGCATGCCTGCCGCAAGATTGAGCAGTTGCGTGAAGAAAGCCACGACATCAAAGAAGATTTTTCCAATTTAATCAGAACTCTATCGTCATAACACTATGAAATTTATTGTTGAACGCGAACGTCTGTTAAAGCCATTACAACAGGTCAGCAGTCCGCTGGGCGGCCGACCGACTTTACCGATTCTGGGCAACCTGCTGATTCAGGTGACGGAAGATGCACTGTCGCTGACCGGTACCGATCTGGAAATGGAGATGGTGGCGAAAGTGGCGCTGACGCAGCCGCATGAGCCGGGTGCCACGACCGTCCCAGCCCGCAAGCTGTTTGATATTTGCCGGGGGCTGCCGGAAGGCGCGGAAATCACCATTATGCTGGATGGCGATCGCATGCTGGTGCGCTCTGGCCGCAGCCGTTTCTCGCTGTCTACGCTACCTGCGGCGGATTTCCCTAATCTGGACGACTGGCAGAGCGACGTTGAATTCTCGTTGCCGCAGGCGACGATGAAGCGTTTGATCGAAGCGACGCAATTTTCGATGGCGCATCAGGACGTTCGCTACTACCTCAACGGTATGCTGTTTGAAACCGAAGGCGAAGAGCTACGTACGGTCGCGACTGATGGTCACCGTCTGGCGGTCTGTTCCATGCCGGTTGGTCAATCTTTGCCATCACATTCGGTGATCGTACCGCGTAAAGGCGTGATGGAACTGGTGCGTCTGCTGGATGGCGGTGATACACCGTTGCAGTTGCAGATCGGCAGCAACAATATTCGCGCGCATGTCGGCGATTTTATCTTCACGTCGAAGCTGGTCGATGGGCGTTTCCCTGATTATCGCCGCGTATTGCCGAAAAACCCGGATAAAACGCTGGAAGCCAGCTGCGATCTGCTCAAGCAGGCCTTCTCCCGTGCGGCGATTTTATCGAATGAAAAATTCCGCGGTGTACGTCTGCACCTGATTCAGAATCAGCTCAAAATTACTGCCAATAACCCGGAGCAGGAAGAAGCGGAAGAGATTCTGGATGTGCAGTACGACGGCACCGAGATGGAAATCGGCTTTAACGTCAGTTACGTACTGGATGTGCTGAACGCGCTGAAGTGCGAAGGTGTACGTTTGTTGCTGACCGATTCCGTTTCCAGCGTGCAGATCGAAGATAGCGCCAGCCGGGCGGCGGCCTATGTCGTTATGCCAATGCGGTTGTAGAATTATCGGGCAAGTTTACTTGCCCTTTCATTATTAAGATAACTGCAACATGGCTCTCACTCGTCTTCTCATCAAAGATTTCCGCAATATCGAGGCGGCCGATCTGGCGCTGGTTCCCGGCTTTAATTTTTTAGTGGGTGCCAACGGCAGCGGTAAAACCAGCGTGCTGGAAGCGATTTATACGCTAGGACACGGGCGGGCGTTTCGTAGCATTCAGGCGGGGCGCGTCATTCGGCACGATCAGCCGGAATTTGTGCTTCACGGTCGTATTGACGGCACGGAAACAGAGCGTTCCGTTGGGCTAAGTAAAAACCGTCAGGGCGATAGCAAGGTGCGGATCGACGGCAGCGACGGGCACAAAGTCGCTGAACTGGCGCAACTGCTGCCGATACAGTTGATCACCCCGGAAGGGTTTACCCTGCTCAACGGCGGTCCGAAATTTCGTCGCGCCTTTCTCGACTGGGGGTGTTTCCATAATGAACCTGGCTTTTTTGCAGCCTGGAGCAATATGAAACGCCTGCTGCGCCAGCGTAATGCTGCGCTGCGCCAAGTGAGTCACTATGGGCAACTGAGAGCCTGGGATCAGGAACTGGTGCCGCTGGCGGAACGTATCAGCGAATGGCGTGCGCAATACAGTGCGGCGATTGCCAATGATATCGCCACGACCTGTACGCAATTTCTGCCTGAATTTTCTCTCAGTTTCTCTTTCCAGCGCGGCTGGGATAAAGAAAGTGAGTATGCCGAACTGCTGGAACGGCAGTTCGAACGCGACCGTATGTTAGGTTATACGGCGCTGGGGCCGCATAAAGCCGACTTCCGCATCCGCGCCAGCGGCGTGGCAGTCGAGGATATGCTGTCCCGTGGCCAGCTCAAGCTGCTGATGTGCGCGCTGAGGCTGGCTCAGGGTGAATTTCTCACCCGTCAGAACGGACTGCGCTGTCTGTATCTGATCGATGATTTTGCTTCCGAACTGGATAGTACCCGCCGCCGTTTGTTAGCCGAACGGTTGAAAGCCACCCATGCACAGGTTTTTGTCAGCGCGGTCAGCGCCGAACAGATAGAGGACATGGTTGGTGAAAAGGGCAAGATGTTCCGCGTAGAACAGGGTAAAATAACGGTTCAATCACAGGACTAAAATGAGCGAGAAACGTTGATGTCGAATTCTTATGACTCCTCAAGTATCAAGGTATTGAAAGGGCTGGATGCGGTACGTAAACGCCCAGGTATGTATATCGGCGATACGGATGACGGTACCGGCCTGCATCACATGGTATTCGAGGTTGTGGACAACGCTATCGACGAAGCGCTCGCTGGCTATTGTAAAGACATTATCATCACCATACATGCCGATAACTCGGTGTCGGTGCAGGATGATGGCCGTGGTATTCCGACGGGGATTCACCCGGAAGAGGGCGTGTCTGCGGCTGAAGTGATCATGACCGTTCTGCACGCTGGCGGTAAGTTCGATGATAACTCGTATAAAGTCTCCGGCGGCCTGCACGGCGTAGGGGTTTCCGTGGTTAACGCCCTGTCGGAAAAACTGAAATTGGTTATCCACCGCGATGGGAAACTGCACGAGCAGACTTACAAACACGGCGTGCCGCAGGCACCGCTGGCGGTGACGGGTGAAACCAATAGAACCGGTACAACGGTGCGCTTCTGGCCGAGCCATGAAACGTTCACCAATGTGGTGGAATTCGAATATGAAATTCTGGCCAAGCGCCTGCGTGAGCTGTCGTTCCTGAACTCCGGCGTTTCTATTCGCCTGATCGACGAGCGCGAGAAAGATAAAGCCGATCATTACCATTATGACGGTGGTATCAAGGCATTCGTTGATTACCTGAACCGTAACAAGACCCCGATTCACCCGAACGTGTTCTATTTCTCGACGGTGAAAGATGACATCGGCGTGGAAGTGGCGTTGCAGTGGAACG is drawn from Pectobacterium aroidearum and contains these coding sequences:
- the dnaN gene encoding DNA polymerase III subunit beta, with translation MKFIVERERLLKPLQQVSSPLGGRPTLPILGNLLIQVTEDALSLTGTDLEMEMVAKVALTQPHEPGATTVPARKLFDICRGLPEGAEITIMLDGDRMLVRSGRSRFSLSTLPAADFPNLDDWQSDVEFSLPQATMKRLIEATQFSMAHQDVRYYLNGMLFETEGEELRTVATDGHRLAVCSMPVGQSLPSHSVIVPRKGVMELVRLLDGGDTPLQLQIGSNNIRAHVGDFIFTSKLVDGRFPDYRRVLPKNPDKTLEASCDLLKQAFSRAAILSNEKFRGVRLHLIQNQLKITANNPEQEEAEEILDVQYDGTEMEIGFNVSYVLDVLNALKCEGVRLLLTDSVSSVQIEDSASRAAAYVVMPMRL
- the recF gene encoding DNA replication/repair protein RecF — its product is MALTRLLIKDFRNIEAADLALVPGFNFLVGANGSGKTSVLEAIYTLGHGRAFRSIQAGRVIRHDQPEFVLHGRIDGTETERSVGLSKNRQGDSKVRIDGSDGHKVAELAQLLPIQLITPEGFTLLNGGPKFRRAFLDWGCFHNEPGFFAAWSNMKRLLRQRNAALRQVSHYGQLRAWDQELVPLAERISEWRAQYSAAIANDIATTCTQFLPEFSLSFSFQRGWDKESEYAELLERQFERDRMLGYTALGPHKADFRIRASGVAVEDMLSRGQLKLLMCALRLAQGEFLTRQNGLRCLYLIDDFASELDSTRRRLLAERLKATHAQVFVSAVSAEQIEDMVGEKGKMFRVEQGKITVQSQD
- the dnaA gene encoding chromosomal replication initiator protein DnaA, translated to MSLSLWQQCLARLQDELPATEFSMWIRPLQAELSDNTLALYAPNRFVLDWVRDKYLNNINVLLNDFCGMDAPLLRFEVGSKPLVQAISQPAQPHHKQVSAAPQQQVRSAPVRPSWDNSPAQAEHTYRSNVNPKHTFDNFVEGKSNQLARAAARQVADNPGGAYNPLFLYGGTGLGKTHLLHAVGNGIIARKPNAKVVYMHSERFVQDMVKALQNNAIEEFKRYYRSVDALLIDDIQFFANKERSQEEFFHTFNALLEGNQQIILTSDRYPKEINGVEDRLKSRFGWGLTVAIEPPELETRVAILMKKADENDIRLPGEVAFFIAKRLRSNVRELEGALNRVIANANFTGRSITIDFVREALRDLLALQEKLVTIDNIQKTVAEYYKIKVADLLSKRRSRSVARPRQMAMALAKELTNHSLPEIGDAFGGRDHTTVLHACRKIEQLREESHDIKEDFSNLIRTLSS